In the Halichoerus grypus chromosome 4, mHalGry1.hap1.1, whole genome shotgun sequence genome, one interval contains:
- the ABHD13 gene encoding protein ABHD13 isoform X2 has translation MEKSWMLWNFVERWLIALASWSWALCRISLLPLIVTFHLYGGIILLLLIFVSIAGILYKFQDVLLYFPEQPSSSRLYVPMPTGIPHENIFIRTKDGVRLNLILIRYTGDNSPYSPTIIYFHGNAGNIGHRLPNALLMLVNLKVNLLLVDYRGYGKSEGEASEEGLYLDSEAVLDYVMTRPDLDKTKIFLFGRSLGGAVAIHLASENSHRISAIMVENTFLSIPHMASTLFSFFPMRYLPLWCYKNKFLSYRKISQCRMPSLFISGLSDQLIPPVMMKQLYELSPSRTKRLAVFPDGTHNDTWQCQDYFPALEQFIREVLKSRSPGEMAKTSSNVTII, from the coding sequence ATGGAAAAGTCCTGGATGCTGTGGAACTTTGTTGAAAGATGGCTAATAGCCTTGGCTTCATGGTCTTGGGCTCTTTGCCGTATTTCTCTTTTACCTTTAATAGTGACTTTTCATCTGTATGGAGGCATTATCTTACTTTTGTTAATATTCGTATCAATAGCAGGTATTCTATATAAATTCCAGGATGTATTGCTTTATTTTCCAGAACAGCCATCTTCTTCACGCCTTTATGTTCCCATGCCCACTGGTATTCCACACGAAAACATTTTCATCAGAACCAAAGATGGAGTGCGTCTAAATCTTATTTTGATAAGATACACTGGAGACAATTCGCCCTATTCCCcaactataatttattttcatgggAATGCAGGCAACATAGGTCACAGGTTACCGAATGCATTGCTTATGTTGGTTAACCTCAAAGTTAATCTTTTGCTTGTTGATTATCGAGGATATGGGAAAAGCGAAGGAGAAGCCAGTGAAGAAGGACTCTACTTAGACTCTGAAGCTGTGCTAGACTATGTGATGACTAGACCTGACCTTGACAAgacaaaaattttcctttttggccGTTCCTTGGGAGGAGCAGTGGCTATTCACTTGGCCTCTGAAAATTCACACAGGATTTCAGCCATTATGGTGGAGAATACATTTCTAAGCATACCGCATATGGCCAgcactttattttccttctttccgaTGCGTTACCTTCCTTTATGGtgctacaaaaataaattcttgtcCTACAGAAAAATCTCTCAGTGCAGAATGCCTTCTCTTTTCATCTCCGGACTCTCTGACCAGTTAATTCCACCAGTGATGATGAAGCAGCTCTACGAGCTCTCCCCGTCCCGGACTAAGAGATTGGCCGTCTTCCCTGACGGGACTCACAATGACACGTGGCAGTGCCAGGACTACTTCCCCGCCCTCGAGCAGTTCATCAGAGAGGTCCTCAAAAGTCGTTCTCCGGGAGAAATGGCCAAAACTTCCTCTAACGTAACAATCATCTAA
- the ABHD13 gene encoding protein ABHD13 isoform X1, with amino-acid sequence MFYSLHLNLHMVLSLGGYLRRATMEKSWMLWNFVERWLIALASWSWALCRISLLPLIVTFHLYGGIILLLLIFVSIAGILYKFQDVLLYFPEQPSSSRLYVPMPTGIPHENIFIRTKDGVRLNLILIRYTGDNSPYSPTIIYFHGNAGNIGHRLPNALLMLVNLKVNLLLVDYRGYGKSEGEASEEGLYLDSEAVLDYVMTRPDLDKTKIFLFGRSLGGAVAIHLASENSHRISAIMVENTFLSIPHMASTLFSFFPMRYLPLWCYKNKFLSYRKISQCRMPSLFISGLSDQLIPPVMMKQLYELSPSRTKRLAVFPDGTHNDTWQCQDYFPALEQFIREVLKSRSPGEMAKTSSNVTII; translated from the coding sequence gaTACTTACGGAGAGCGACCATGGAAAAGTCCTGGATGCTGTGGAACTTTGTTGAAAGATGGCTAATAGCCTTGGCTTCATGGTCTTGGGCTCTTTGCCGTATTTCTCTTTTACCTTTAATAGTGACTTTTCATCTGTATGGAGGCATTATCTTACTTTTGTTAATATTCGTATCAATAGCAGGTATTCTATATAAATTCCAGGATGTATTGCTTTATTTTCCAGAACAGCCATCTTCTTCACGCCTTTATGTTCCCATGCCCACTGGTATTCCACACGAAAACATTTTCATCAGAACCAAAGATGGAGTGCGTCTAAATCTTATTTTGATAAGATACACTGGAGACAATTCGCCCTATTCCCcaactataatttattttcatgggAATGCAGGCAACATAGGTCACAGGTTACCGAATGCATTGCTTATGTTGGTTAACCTCAAAGTTAATCTTTTGCTTGTTGATTATCGAGGATATGGGAAAAGCGAAGGAGAAGCCAGTGAAGAAGGACTCTACTTAGACTCTGAAGCTGTGCTAGACTATGTGATGACTAGACCTGACCTTGACAAgacaaaaattttcctttttggccGTTCCTTGGGAGGAGCAGTGGCTATTCACTTGGCCTCTGAAAATTCACACAGGATTTCAGCCATTATGGTGGAGAATACATTTCTAAGCATACCGCATATGGCCAgcactttattttccttctttccgaTGCGTTACCTTCCTTTATGGtgctacaaaaataaattcttgtcCTACAGAAAAATCTCTCAGTGCAGAATGCCTTCTCTTTTCATCTCCGGACTCTCTGACCAGTTAATTCCACCAGTGATGATGAAGCAGCTCTACGAGCTCTCCCCGTCCCGGACTAAGAGATTGGCCGTCTTCCCTGACGGGACTCACAATGACACGTGGCAGTGCCAGGACTACTTCCCCGCCCTCGAGCAGTTCATCAGAGAGGTCCTCAAAAGTCGTTCTCCGGGAGAAATGGCCAAAACTTCCTCTAACGTAACAATCATCTAA